A single genomic interval of Hippoglossus stenolepis isolate QCI-W04-F060 chromosome 24, HSTE1.2, whole genome shotgun sequence harbors:
- the LOC118103309 gene encoding ubiquitin-protein ligase E3A isoform X1, with protein sequence MNSDEEEDCECAPPQAETSPAGGPDREYEEPAIENPEASRMKRAAAKHLIERYYHQLTEGCGNETCSNSWCASSVGFNRMDNNAAAVKALELYKVNAKLCDPHPSKKGTASAYLESSARSNSACLNRKMNHKDVHSVRDNFRDVNYLTEEKVYEILDICGEKEDYSPLIRVIGRVFSSAEGLVESFRRSKPHTKEELKSLQGKDEDKDEDEKEAAACSATAMDDSPASSSSSRLGEGSSEKNDVQKLAPDEVSVDIEAVRRVYERLLSNEKIEAAFLNALVYLSPNVECDLTYHNVYSRDPNYLNLFVIVMENSNLHSPEYLEIALPQFCKAMSKLPLAAQAKLTRLWAHYSAEQIRRMVETFQQLITYKVISNEFNSRNLVNDDDAVVASTKCLKIVYYANVLGGDLDMEHNEEEDEEPIPESSELTLQELLGEERRNKKGPRVDPLETELGIRTNDCRRPLIPFEEFVNEPLNEVLEMDKDYTFFKVETENKFSFMTCPFILNAVTKNLGLYYDNRIRMYSERRITVLYSLVQGQQLNPYLRLKVRRDHIIDDALVRLEMIAMENPADLKKQLYVEFEGEQGVDEGGVSKEFFQLVVEEIFNPDIGMFTYDERTKMFWFNPSSLENEGQYTLIGIVLGLAIYNNCILDVHFPMVVYRKLMGKKGTFRDLADANPVLHQSLKELMEYEGSVEEDMMITFQISQTDLYGNPLMYDLRENGDKIPVTNENRKEFVAQYAEYMLNKSVEKQFKAFRRGFHMVTNESPLKYLFRPEEIELLICGSRNLDFLALEETTEYDGGYNRDSRIIKEFWETLHSFGEEQKRLFLQFTTGTDRAPVGGLGKLKMIIAKNGPDTDRLPTSHTCFNVLLLPEYNDKEKLRERLLKAITYAKGFGML encoded by the exons ATGAATTCcgacgaggaggaggactgtGAGTGTGCGCCACCACAGGCCGAGACCAGCCCCGCAGGAGGACCCGATAG AGAATACGAGGAGCCTGCAATAGAAAACCCAGAAGCAAGCCGAAT GAAGCGAGCAGCTGCCAAACATCTAATAGAGCGCTATTACCACCAGTTAACAGAGGGCTGTGGGAATGAGACATGCTCCAACTCATGGTGTGCCTCATCAGTCGGCTTCAACCGCATGGATAACAATGCGGCGGCGGTCAAAGCCCTGGAGCTCTACAAGGTCAACGCTAAGCTATGTGACCCCCACCCCTCGAAGAAGGGCACGGCCTCTGCCTACCTGGAGAGCAGCGCCCGCAGCAACTCGGCCTGCCTCAACAGGAAGATGAACCATAAAGATGTCCACTCTGTACGGGACAATTTCAGAG ATGTGAATTACCTGACAGAGGAGAAAGTGTATGAGATCTTGGACAtctgtggagagaaggaggattATTCGCCCCTGATCCGAGTAATAGGGCGGGTGTTCTCTAGTGCTGAGGGCCTGGTGGAGAGCTTCAGGAGATCCAAGCCTCACACCAAGGAGGAGCTCAAGTCCCTTCAAGGTAAAGATGAGGACAAGGACGAGGATGAGAAGGAGGCTGCTGCCTGCTCTGCCACAGCCATGGATGActccccagcctcctcctcctcatcaagGCTGGGTGAGGGCTCTTCAGAGAAAAACGATGTCCAAAAGCTGGCCCCTGATGAGGTGTCGGTGGACATCGAAGCTGTGCGTCGGGTCTACGAACGCCTGCTATCCAATGAGAAGATTGAAGCCGCCTTCCTGAACGCACTGGTCTacctctcacccaatgtagAGTGCGACCTGACGTACCACAATGTGTATTCACGAGACCCGAACTACCTTAACCTGTTTGTTATCGTGATGGAAAACAGCAACCTCCACAGCCCAGAGTACCTGGAGATCGCCCTCCCACAGTTCTGCAAGGCCATGAGCAAACTCCCGCTGGCAGCTCAGGCCAAGCTAACACGCTTGTGGGCGCACTACAGCGCCGAGCAGATCCGGCGCATGGTGGAGACCTTCCAGCAGCTCATCACCTACAAGGTGATCAGTAACGAGTTCAACAGCCGCAATCTGGTCAACGATGACGACGCAGTGGTGGCGTCCACCAAGTGCTTGAAGATCGTCTACTATGCAAACGTGCTGGGCGGCGACCTCGACATGGAGCATAacgaggaagaggatgaggagccCATCCCAGAGTCCAGTGAGCTCACGCTGCAAGAGCTGCTGGGCGAGGAACGGCGGAACAAGAAGGGCCCGCGGGTGGACCCCCTGGAAACGGAGTTGGGGATCCGCACCAACGATTGTCGGCGGCCTCTCATTCCCTTCGAGGAGTTTGTCAATGAGCCTCTGAACGAGGTGCTGGAGATGGACAAGGACTACACTTTCTTTAAGGTTGAAACTGAAAACAAGTTCTCCTTCATGACGTGTCCCTTCATCCTAAATGCCGTCACCAAGAACCTGGGCCTGTACTACGACAACCGCATCCGCATGTACAGTGAGCGGCGTATTACTGTGCTCTACAGCTTGGTGCAGGGCCAGCAGCTCAACCCCTACCTGCGGCTCAAAGTGCGCAGAGACCACATAATTGACGACGCTTTGGTCAGG TTGGAAATGATAGCGATGGAGAATCCTGCAGACTTGAAGAAGCAGCTGTATGTGGAGTTTGAAGGAGAGCAAGGTGTTGATGAAGGAGGCGTTTCCAAAGAGTTTTTCCAGCTGGTGGTGGAGGAAATCTTCAACCCAGATATTG GCATGTTCACATACGATGAGCGCAccaaaatgttttggttcaaCCCGTCATCTCTTGAAAACGAGGGCCAGTACACTCTGATCGGCATCGTCCTCGGTCTGGCAATCTATAACAACTGTATCCTGGATGTCCACTTCCCCATGGTGGTCTACAGGAAGCTGATGGGCAAGAAAGGAACGTTCAGGGACCTGGCTGACGCCAACCCG GTTCTGCACCAGAGCCTGAAGGAGCTTATGGAGTACGAGGGCAGCGTGGAGGAGGACATGATGATCACTTTCCAGATTTCCCAGACCGACCTGTATGGGAACCCACTCATGTATGATTTAAGGGAAAACGGGGACAAGATTCCAGTCACGAATGAAAACAGAAAG GAGTTTGTGGCGCAGTATGCAGAGTACATGCTGAACAAAAGTGTGGAGAAGCAGTTCAAAGCCTTCAGGAGAGGCTTCCACATGGTCACCAACGAGTCGCCGCTCAAATACCTGTTCAGACCAGAAGAAATCGAGCTGCTCATCTGTGGAAGCAGG AACCTGGACTTCCTAGCACTTGAAGAAACGACAGAATATGATGGCGGTTACAACAGAGATTCTCGAATCATCAA gGAGTTCTGGGAGACGTTGCACTCGTTTGGGGAGGAGCAGAAGCGTCTCTTCCTGCAGTTCACCACTGGCACGGACCGAGCACCTGTGGGTGGGCTGGGCAAGCTGAAGATGATCATTGCCAAGAACGGCCctgacacagacag GTTACCGACGTCTCACACTTGCTTTaacgtgctgctgctgcccgagTACAACGACAAGGAGAAGCTGCGAGAGAGACTGCTGAAAGCCATCACCTATGCCAAAGGGTTTGGCATGCTCTGA
- the LOC124851408 gene encoding coiled-coil domain-containing protein 14-like, which yields MHLEPGLVQEVPQDAHSREMCSAGEEVKEKTVQYLLGELKALITGQGSVAERLLHHLEQAVSSPLLNDGGLNIHTESAPDLSSLHDHNLQLCRRVRILNQQLKEKEKAERDTESNSEVTILQEEVTTAQCRLRELQHDLAELRKDLQDTQSQLRGREAENAAVRTDLEATRSRLVDAERQKSEWASLAQQRLEEIGNLKRMLQSQESSVCSTVVESLPTTPHQPLNERVTQYLMSLGRFDPAPAEHVVAERERSTSDKPANTQTDQSQRLSEVQPCGRRLDATLSHCDVESLWSDCSMRSGSTFDTRDEAAFRDGLAALDASIASLQKTMQLDLRR from the exons ATGCATCTGGAACCTGGTCTGGTGCAGGAAGTTCCTCAGGACGCTCACAGCAGGGAAATGTGCAGCgcaggagaagaggtgaaggagaagacGGTTCAGTATTTGCTGGGAGAACTCAAGGCTCTGATCACTGGACAAG gcaGTGTAGCAGAGAGGCTGCTCCATCACCTGGAGCAGGCTGTGTCCTCACCACTGCTGAATGACGGTGGTTTAAACATCCACACTGAGAGCGCTCCAGACCTGTCGTCGCTGCACGACCACAACCTTCAGCTCTGCAG gcGCGTGAGGATCCTGAaccagcagctgaaggagaaagagaaagcagagaGGGACACGGAGAGTAACTCGGAAg TGACGATTCTGCAGGAGGAGGTTACCACAGCTCAGTGCCGGCTGCGAGAACTGCAGCATGACCTCGCGGAGCTCCGGAAGGATCTTCAGGACACGCAGAGCCAGCTGAGAGGGCGAGAGGCAGAGAACGCAGCCGTCAGGACAG accTGGAAGCAACTCGAAGCCGGCTGGTGGACGCGGAGCGACAGAAGAGCGAGTGGGCCTCACTTGCTCAACAAAGACTGGAGGAGATAGGGAACTTGAAGAG GATGCTTCAGAGTCAGGAGTCATCAGTTTGTTCTACAGTTGTCGAGTCTCTGCCGACGACGCCACACCAGCCCCTCAACGAGCGCGTCACCCAGTACCTGATGTCTCTCGGCCGGTTTGATCCCGCGCCCGCCGAGCACGTGGtcgcagagagggagagaagcaccTCAGACAAACCTGCAAACACTCAAACCGACCAGTCCCAGCGTCTGAGTGAAGTGCAGCCGTGCGGGCGGCGGCTGGACGCCACGCTGTCCCACTGCGACGTGGAGTCTCTGTGGTCCGACTGCAGCATGAGATCCGGGTCGACCTTCGACACCAGAGACGAGGCGGCGTTCAGGGACGGCCTCGCGGCTCTGGACGCCAGCATAGCCAGTCTGCAGAAGACAATGCAGCTGGATCTGAGGAGGTGA
- the LOC118103309 gene encoding ubiquitin-protein ligase E3A isoform X2 has translation MKRAAAKHLIERYYHQLTEGCGNETCSNSWCASSVGFNRMDNNAAAVKALELYKVNAKLCDPHPSKKGTASAYLESSARSNSACLNRKMNHKDVHSVRDNFRDVNYLTEEKVYEILDICGEKEDYSPLIRVIGRVFSSAEGLVESFRRSKPHTKEELKSLQGKDEDKDEDEKEAAACSATAMDDSPASSSSSRLGEGSSEKNDVQKLAPDEVSVDIEAVRRVYERLLSNEKIEAAFLNALVYLSPNVECDLTYHNVYSRDPNYLNLFVIVMENSNLHSPEYLEIALPQFCKAMSKLPLAAQAKLTRLWAHYSAEQIRRMVETFQQLITYKVISNEFNSRNLVNDDDAVVASTKCLKIVYYANVLGGDLDMEHNEEEDEEPIPESSELTLQELLGEERRNKKGPRVDPLETELGIRTNDCRRPLIPFEEFVNEPLNEVLEMDKDYTFFKVETENKFSFMTCPFILNAVTKNLGLYYDNRIRMYSERRITVLYSLVQGQQLNPYLRLKVRRDHIIDDALVRLEMIAMENPADLKKQLYVEFEGEQGVDEGGVSKEFFQLVVEEIFNPDIGMFTYDERTKMFWFNPSSLENEGQYTLIGIVLGLAIYNNCILDVHFPMVVYRKLMGKKGTFRDLADANPVLHQSLKELMEYEGSVEEDMMITFQISQTDLYGNPLMYDLRENGDKIPVTNENRKEFVAQYAEYMLNKSVEKQFKAFRRGFHMVTNESPLKYLFRPEEIELLICGSRNLDFLALEETTEYDGGYNRDSRIIKEFWETLHSFGEEQKRLFLQFTTGTDRAPVGGLGKLKMIIAKNGPDTDRLPTSHTCFNVLLLPEYNDKEKLRERLLKAITYAKGFGML, from the exons AT GAAGCGAGCAGCTGCCAAACATCTAATAGAGCGCTATTACCACCAGTTAACAGAGGGCTGTGGGAATGAGACATGCTCCAACTCATGGTGTGCCTCATCAGTCGGCTTCAACCGCATGGATAACAATGCGGCGGCGGTCAAAGCCCTGGAGCTCTACAAGGTCAACGCTAAGCTATGTGACCCCCACCCCTCGAAGAAGGGCACGGCCTCTGCCTACCTGGAGAGCAGCGCCCGCAGCAACTCGGCCTGCCTCAACAGGAAGATGAACCATAAAGATGTCCACTCTGTACGGGACAATTTCAGAG ATGTGAATTACCTGACAGAGGAGAAAGTGTATGAGATCTTGGACAtctgtggagagaaggaggattATTCGCCCCTGATCCGAGTAATAGGGCGGGTGTTCTCTAGTGCTGAGGGCCTGGTGGAGAGCTTCAGGAGATCCAAGCCTCACACCAAGGAGGAGCTCAAGTCCCTTCAAGGTAAAGATGAGGACAAGGACGAGGATGAGAAGGAGGCTGCTGCCTGCTCTGCCACAGCCATGGATGActccccagcctcctcctcctcatcaagGCTGGGTGAGGGCTCTTCAGAGAAAAACGATGTCCAAAAGCTGGCCCCTGATGAGGTGTCGGTGGACATCGAAGCTGTGCGTCGGGTCTACGAACGCCTGCTATCCAATGAGAAGATTGAAGCCGCCTTCCTGAACGCACTGGTCTacctctcacccaatgtagAGTGCGACCTGACGTACCACAATGTGTATTCACGAGACCCGAACTACCTTAACCTGTTTGTTATCGTGATGGAAAACAGCAACCTCCACAGCCCAGAGTACCTGGAGATCGCCCTCCCACAGTTCTGCAAGGCCATGAGCAAACTCCCGCTGGCAGCTCAGGCCAAGCTAACACGCTTGTGGGCGCACTACAGCGCCGAGCAGATCCGGCGCATGGTGGAGACCTTCCAGCAGCTCATCACCTACAAGGTGATCAGTAACGAGTTCAACAGCCGCAATCTGGTCAACGATGACGACGCAGTGGTGGCGTCCACCAAGTGCTTGAAGATCGTCTACTATGCAAACGTGCTGGGCGGCGACCTCGACATGGAGCATAacgaggaagaggatgaggagccCATCCCAGAGTCCAGTGAGCTCACGCTGCAAGAGCTGCTGGGCGAGGAACGGCGGAACAAGAAGGGCCCGCGGGTGGACCCCCTGGAAACGGAGTTGGGGATCCGCACCAACGATTGTCGGCGGCCTCTCATTCCCTTCGAGGAGTTTGTCAATGAGCCTCTGAACGAGGTGCTGGAGATGGACAAGGACTACACTTTCTTTAAGGTTGAAACTGAAAACAAGTTCTCCTTCATGACGTGTCCCTTCATCCTAAATGCCGTCACCAAGAACCTGGGCCTGTACTACGACAACCGCATCCGCATGTACAGTGAGCGGCGTATTACTGTGCTCTACAGCTTGGTGCAGGGCCAGCAGCTCAACCCCTACCTGCGGCTCAAAGTGCGCAGAGACCACATAATTGACGACGCTTTGGTCAGG TTGGAAATGATAGCGATGGAGAATCCTGCAGACTTGAAGAAGCAGCTGTATGTGGAGTTTGAAGGAGAGCAAGGTGTTGATGAAGGAGGCGTTTCCAAAGAGTTTTTCCAGCTGGTGGTGGAGGAAATCTTCAACCCAGATATTG GCATGTTCACATACGATGAGCGCAccaaaatgttttggttcaaCCCGTCATCTCTTGAAAACGAGGGCCAGTACACTCTGATCGGCATCGTCCTCGGTCTGGCAATCTATAACAACTGTATCCTGGATGTCCACTTCCCCATGGTGGTCTACAGGAAGCTGATGGGCAAGAAAGGAACGTTCAGGGACCTGGCTGACGCCAACCCG GTTCTGCACCAGAGCCTGAAGGAGCTTATGGAGTACGAGGGCAGCGTGGAGGAGGACATGATGATCACTTTCCAGATTTCCCAGACCGACCTGTATGGGAACCCACTCATGTATGATTTAAGGGAAAACGGGGACAAGATTCCAGTCACGAATGAAAACAGAAAG GAGTTTGTGGCGCAGTATGCAGAGTACATGCTGAACAAAAGTGTGGAGAAGCAGTTCAAAGCCTTCAGGAGAGGCTTCCACATGGTCACCAACGAGTCGCCGCTCAAATACCTGTTCAGACCAGAAGAAATCGAGCTGCTCATCTGTGGAAGCAGG AACCTGGACTTCCTAGCACTTGAAGAAACGACAGAATATGATGGCGGTTACAACAGAGATTCTCGAATCATCAA gGAGTTCTGGGAGACGTTGCACTCGTTTGGGGAGGAGCAGAAGCGTCTCTTCCTGCAGTTCACCACTGGCACGGACCGAGCACCTGTGGGTGGGCTGGGCAAGCTGAAGATGATCATTGCCAAGAACGGCCctgacacagacag GTTACCGACGTCTCACACTTGCTTTaacgtgctgctgctgcccgagTACAACGACAAGGAGAAGCTGCGAGAGAGACTGCTGAAAGCCATCACCTATGCCAAAGGGTTTGGCATGCTCTGA
- the LOC118103479 gene encoding extensin — MKGALRRGRRRRTAAGGEQEASFTMKATAKHKAVTSGRLTGGAKVQPPRRQVNPGPPARPPEPAYSLYSTDPEEQVTTLHQGLDRCAALLSGILQADTTEASPRLHRAGTCGAAKSRPSTSLGKKSIKKVPKKTVHKNPPSGQRGAGSTTPTPQSPTPAAHSGVKLHPTLRRVHTKAHHSPYAPPPQPHPSIPLHPSPRPPSLHPTPLSSCLCTSHPLSHLLVRQSACLVTSRSLFP, encoded by the exons ATGAAGGGAGCACTCcggagggggagaagaagaagaacagcagcTGGTGGAGAACAGGAAGCGTCGTTCACCATGAAAGCTACAGCTAAACACAAG GCGGTGACATCAGGGAGGCTGACGGGAGGAGCCAAGGTGCAGCCGCCCAGACGACA agtgaaTCCGGGGCCGCCCGCCCGCCCCCCCGAGCCGGCCTACTCCCTGTACTCCACAGACCCAGAGGAGCAG GTCACCACTCTCCACCAGGGTCTGGACCGCTGTGCTGCCTTGCTCAGCGGCATCCTCCAGGCTGACACCACAG aAGCCTCGCCAAGACTTCATAGAGCAGGGACGTGTGGAGCAGCCAAATCAAGACCATCCACCTCACTGGGGAAGAAGTCCATTAAGAAAGTACCTAAAAAGacag TGCACAAGAATCCTCCGTCAGGCCAGCGAGGAGCAGGCAGCACCACTCCAACACCCCAGTCCCCCACTCCAGCTGCACACTCAGGGGTGAAGCTGCATCCAACTCTGAGGCGAGTTCACACCAAAGCTCACCACTCCCCCTATGCCCCTCCACCCCagccccatccctccatccccctccACCCCAGCCCCAggcctccatccctccaccccACACCACTGTCCTCCTGTCTGTGCACCAGTCATCCTCTCAGCCACCTCCTGGTCAGGCAGAGTGCCTGTCTAGTGACGAGCAGGAGTTTGTTCCCGTGA
- the LOC118103310 gene encoding cyclic nucleotide-gated channel cone photoreceptor subunit alpha: protein MDTQDQTSSAGTGLLSRLSRMMHWGRSSVGPLESSSGGQRTEGDMRSRSSDSRWPLAAHNTNNCNNKDDKKDEKKDEKKDDKKDDKKDDKKDVKKEEPKKEVWIMDPATDMYYYWLSLISIPVFYNLMLLVARACFNELQSVDTTLWLVLDYGSDVMYLADTFVRSRTGFLEQGLLVRDGKVLKEKYIKTRQFRLDVMSLIPTDFVFLKIGLNNPEWRFNRLFRLGRLFEFFDRTETRTNFPNIFRIGNLVLYIIIIIHWNACLYFAFSKVLGFGSDTWVYPSMKNPEFARLARQYVYCFYWSTLTLTTIGETPPPVRDVEYFFVVCDFLTGVLIFATIVGNVGAMISNMNAARVEFQAKIDSIKQYMQFRKVTKDLEARVVKWFDYLWTEEKTCDEKQVLKNLPDKLKAEIAINVHLETLQKVRIFQDCEAGLLIELVLKLQPQVFSPGDFICKKGDIGREMYIIKAGKLAVVADDGVTQFVVLSDGAYFGEISILGIKGSKAGNRRTANIRSVGYSDLFALSKDDLMEALTEYPDAKNALEDKGRSILMKDNLIDESLVTASDAKDLENKVNKIESTMEVMTTKFRKLSDQYESSQRKLKQRLSNISNQVRTLRIDE from the exons ATGGACACCCAGGATCAGACATCTTCTGCGGGAACAGGGCTGCTGTCAAG GCTGTCCCGCATGATGCACTGGGGCAGGAGCAGTGTCGGCCCCTTGGAGTCCAGCTCCGGCGGCCAGAGGACAGAGGGCGAcatgaggagcaggagcag TGACAGCCGCTGGCCTCTGGCTGCACACAACACgaacaactgcaacaacaagGATGA CAAAAAAGATGAGAAGAAGGATGAGAAGAAGGATGACAAGAAAGACGACAAGAAAGACGACAAGAAAGATGTCAAGAAGGAAGAGCC AAAGAAAGAGGTGTGGATCATGGACCCTGCCACAGATATGTACTACTACTGGCTGAGCCTGATCTCCATCCCAGTGTTCTACAACCTGATGTTGCTGGTGGCCAG GGCTTGTTTTAATGAACTACAGTCTGTTGACACAACACTGTGGTTGGTTTTGGACTACGGTTCAGACGTCATGTACTTAGCCGACACGTTTGTGAGATCCAGAACAG GTTTTCTGGAGCAAGGACTGCTTGTAAGGGACGGAAAGGTCCTGAAAGAGAAGTACATAAAGACACGGCAGTTCAGATTAGATGTAATGTCCTTAATTCCCactgattttgttttcctgaaaaTTGGACTCAACAACCCCGAGTGGAGGTTCAACCGTCTCTTTCGGTTGGGCCGACTCTTTGAGTTCTTCGACCGGACTGAGACGCGAACCAACTTCCCCAACATATTCCGTATTGGCAATCTTGTActttacatcatcatcatcatccactgGAACGCTTGCCTCTACTTTGCCTTCTCCAAGGTGCTTGGCTTTGGCTCAGACACCTGGGTGTATCCATCCATGAAGAATCCAGAGTTTGCACGTCTGGCCAGACAGTACGTCTACTGCTTTTACTGGTCCACTCTTACTTTGACCACGATTGGCGAGACGCCGCCCCCAGTCCGAGATGTCGAATACTTTTTTGTAGTGTGTGACTTCCTCACTGGGGTTCTGATCTTTGCCACCattgtaggaaatgtcggcGCTATGATTTCTAACATGAACGCGGCACGTGTAGAGTTCCAGGCTAAGATTGACTCTATCAAGCAGTACATGCAGTTCCGGAAGGTCACCAAGGACCTGGAGGCGAGGGTGGTGAAGTGGTTTGACTACCtgtggacagaggagaaaacttGTGATGAAAAGCAAGTGCTGAAGAACCTGCCGGACAAGCTAAAGGCGGAGATAGCCATCAACGTGCATCTGGAGACCCTACAAAAAGTGCGCATCTTTCAGGACTGTGAAGCAGGTTTGCTTATCGAGCTGGTCCTCAAGCTTCAGCCTCAGGTTTTCAGTCCCGGTGATTTCATCTGTAAGAAGGGGGACATCGGCAGGGAAATGTATATCATCAAAGCAGGAAAACTGGCCGTAGTAGCAGATGATGGGGTTACCCAGTTTGTGGTTCTCAGTGACGGGGCATACTTCGGCGAAATTAGCATTTTAGGGATCAAGGGCAGTAAGGCAGGAAACCGAAGAACCGCCAACATCCGAAGTGTGGGCTACTCTGATTTGTTCGCCCTGTCCAAAGACGATCTGATGGAGGCGCTCACCGAGTATCCTGATGCTAAAAATGCCCTCGAGGATAAGGGGAGGTCCATCCTGATGAAAGATAATCTCATCGACGAGTCACTGGTCACCGCTTCAGATGCCAAAGACTTGGAGAACAAAGTCAACAAGATCGAATCCACTATGGAAGTCATGACAACCAAATTCCGAAAGCTGTCAGACCAGTATGAATCCTCCCAGCGTAAACTCAAACAGCGGCTCAGTAATATTTCAAACCAGGTCCGAACCCTCAGGATAGACGAGTAG
- the ddx4 gene encoding probable ATP-dependent RNA helicase DDX4 has protein sequence MDEWDETETAKGCNAPTSHASSEAPQGDSWNGDHGGFGQGRGGRGSRGGFSGSFSSGGDENGSDGDSWNNTGDRRGGFRGRGRSRGFGRGDRSEVTGDDDRACESGFRGGSRGGRGGSGGGFRQGDQGGRGGLGGGYRGKDEQIFSQGEDRDPEQKDATEGERPKVTYIPPTLSEDEEAVFAHYERGINFDKYDDIMVDISGTNPPQALMTFEEAHLCDSLAKNVNKSGYVKPTPVQKHGIPIISAGRDLMACAQTGSGKTAAFLLPILQQLMADGVAASRFSELQEPEAIIVAPTRELICQIYLEARKFAFGTCVRPVVVYGGVSTGHQIRDISNGCNLLCGTPGRLLDMIGRGKVGLEKLRYLVMDEADRMLDMGFEPDMRRLVGSPGMPTKENRQTLMFSATYPEDIQRMAGDFLKTDYLFLAVGVVGGACSDVEQTFIEVTKFSKREQLLDLLKATGTERTMVFVETKRQADFIAAFLCQEKVPTTSIHGDREQRERELALTEFRSGKCPVLVATSVAARGLDIPDVQHVVNFDIPNNIDEYVHRIGRTGRCGNTGKAVSFFDPDADGQLARSLVTILSKAQQVVPSWLEEHAFNAPGSNDVNSSRRNFASTDSRKGPHGGFSQDSAVQSQVAAGAAAEEDWG, from the exons ATGGACGAGTGGGACGAAACG GAAACTGCTAAAGGTTGCAATGCACCAACCAGCCATGCATCAAGTGAAG CCCCACAAGGAGACTCCTGGAATGGTGACCATGGAGGATTTGGACAAG gCCGCGGTGGAAGAGGCAGCCGAGGAGGATTTTCAGGATCCTTTTCCTCAG gcGGGGATGAGAATGGAAGTG ATGGCGACAGCTGGAACaacacaggagacaggagaggtggtttcagaggaagag GACGTAGCAGAGGGTTTGGCAGAGGTGACAGAAGTGAAGTGACTg GAGACGATGACAGAGCGTGTGAAAGTG GATTtagaggaggaagcagaggaggaagaggcggcAGTGGAGGAGGTTTCAGACAAG GTGACCAGGGTGGCAGAGGAGGACTTGGAGGAG gttacCGTGGAAAAGACGAACAAATCTTTTCTCAAG GTGAAGATAGAGATCCAGAACAGAAGGATGCAACTGAGGGGGAAA GACCAAAGGTCACTTACATTCCACCAACTCTctctgaggatgaagaggctGTTTTTGCCCACTATGAAAGAGGCATCAACTTTGACAAGTATGATGACATTATGGTGGACATCAGTGGAACCAACCCACCGCAGGCACTCATG ACTTTTGAAGAGGCACATTTGTGCGACTCCCTGGCAAAAAACGTCAACAAATCTGGTTACGTGAAGCCGACCCCTGTGCAGAAGCACGGCATACCAATCATCTCTGCTGGCAGAGATCTCATGGCCTGTGCCCAGACTGGATCCGGTAAAACG GCTGCGTTTCTCCTCCccatcctgcagcagctgatggcAGATGGTGTGGCAGCCAGTCGCTTCAGTGAGCTGCAGGAGCCTGAAGCCATCATCGTGGCCCCGACCAGGGAGCTCATCTGCCAGATATACCTGGAGGCCAGGAAGTTTGCCTTTGG GACATGTGTGCGTCCAGTGGTTGTTTATGGTGGAGTCAGTACTGGACACCAAATAAGAGACATTTCAAACGGATGCAATCTATTGTGTGGAACCCCAGGAAGACTGTTGGACATGATTGGACGAGGAAAG GTCGGGTTGGAGAAGCTGCGGTACTTGGTAATGGATGAGGCTGACCGCATGTTGGACATGGGCTTTGAGCCCGACATGCGCCGTCTGGTGGGCTCGCCTGGAATGCCAACCAAAGAGAACCGTCAGACTCTGATGTTCAGTGCCACGTACCCTGAGGACATCCAGAG GATGGCAGGTGACTTCCTCAAGACCGACTACCTGTTCTTAGCTGTGGGTGTGGTGGGCGGAGCCTGCAGTGATGTAGAGCAGACATTTATTGAAGTTACCAAATTCTCCAAGAGGGAGCAGCTCCTTGATCTGCTGAAAGCCACAG GAACGGAACGCACCATGGTGTTTGTGGAGACCAAGAGACAAGCCGATTTTATTGCTGCTTTTTTGTGCCAGGAGAAAGTTCCAACCACCAGCATACACGG TGACCGTGAGCAGCGGGAACGAGAGCTGGCCCTGACAGAATTCCGCTCTGGCAAATGTCCGGTCCTCGTCGCGACCTCTGTAGCTGCCCGAGGTCTGGATATTCCAGATGTGCAGCATGTGGTGAACTTTGACATCCCCAACAACATTGACGAGTATGTCCACCGTATTGGGAGAACTGGCCGCTGTGGTAACACTGGGAAGGCTGTGTCTTTCTTTGACCCAGATGCAGATGGCCAGTTGGCTCGCTCCTTGGTTACAATCCTGTCCAAG GCCCAGCAAGTCGTGCCCTCGTGGTTAGAGGAGCATGCGTTCAATGCCCCCGGTAGCAATGATGTCAACTCTTCCAGGAGGAACTTTGCCTCTACAGACTCCAGAAAG gGTCCCCACGGAGGATTCTCTCAGGACAGTGCAGTGCAGAGCCAGGTGGCGGcaggtgctgctgcagaggaagactGGGGGTAG